The nucleotide window aACCCGGCGTTTACGGACATTGCTCCTACAAATGGAAACGgcaaaaaaagggggcacGTAACACAACCTCAATCCTTCCGCCCCAACGCCAGGTCCGAGTGTCTAACGTCCATCCCAAGCTCACAGGTGGCACAACTTTCGACAGATGGCTACACAAAGGAACAATCCAATATTACAACTCTAGAAATAAAAAGCCACAGCCAGCCACAACTGCTCATGCCAGGCATCACAATGTTATGAAAAAATAAAGATCATGATTCCGGAAGGCCACGAGTGCAAAGGAAGAGAAAGGTGCTCGAAGTCAAAGACACGGGACGGAAAGCCTCAGATCTTTGAGTTTCAGATGTTTCACCTTACCTATTCCTCAATGAATGCCACAAAAGAATTATATACCAAGAAAACCACGCGATTTTATCAAAGAGCGTGCGTGAGAACATCGTGGCAATAGGACTGGAGAAAGTCTTGTTGAAAATCATGGCAACTCCTGCCAAGGAGGAAAAATACCTCGATCAAAATGAATCTCGAGATGGATTGATGATCAACACTGTGCCACAATGCACATGAAAAAGAGACTGATATTCTCCTCTTACTTGGCAGGAGATCATCCTTTCTCAGGTAGGTAAGCAGATGAGTCGGTATGCAGGTACTTCTCGAAGCCGACAGCTTCACTATAAACCCTCCCTCAAAGCTAACTATCTACCtccacaaaagaaacaacccCATGCGGCCAAGAATCCCATTCTCCTTCACCAGAAAATAACCACAAAACAACATGGTCCGCTCTGTTCATCCTATTTCCAGTTCCCCTTTTTTCGATTTTGCAGCCTCTCTTCATcggcaaaaagaagaaggcaaactgtctcctcccaccactcacTCACCGGTTTTCATCCATAgaaaagcaacaacaaaccTTCAACACAGTAATTCTCTTACAAAACACTGTACCAACAACAAAGAACCCAGAACActcaacccatcaccaatcaccaccaccccatccactTCTCACTTCatcttttttccctctcaGCCTCAACACACGACTCAGAAACCTCTTCAGCTGAAACCAAAAAGCACTCCTCGTGTCATCCCCAGTAAACAAAAACCCTCACTCCACTTCCTCAGCCTCCGTGAATCCACATTTACCAACCACTCGGTATTCCGTGGGAAAAGCGAGCCATCAGCCCAAACGAACAACAAGGGATCCCTTCAATCCAAATCCTCACTGCCAAAAGTGCCAACTCGAATCACTTCATCATGGCCAGTGATTCCAAAATCATCAGATCACTTAGTGGGCACCTGCTTCCCAGCCATATGCCAGGTTCTTCAATGGACAGACCAGCTTCGTGCCAGTGGTGGTAGCAAAACACGACTCGACAAGTCAGAAAAGAATaaggcgggagagggagtctAACAGTTGCGTTCTGTATTATGATTCATCGTGTGCTTTTCTCATTTCATACCCAATCATacaacccatcatcaaaacgTACATAGTCTTTCCAATCTAAGATCGCAAACTCTTCATTCAGATCACACTCCCGCCAGCCCTCCCTTTTTTGACATCCACTTTATCAACTTTCTCCCGTCGGCCCAgctctcaccacctcccccttgtccaacacaacctcccaatccgccccctccaccgcctccgccttGTGCGCAATCGTAATGACGGTAGAATAcctcagctcctccctcaacaatCGCTGGATATACCTCGCAGTCTCCCCGTCAATACTCGCCGTCGCCTCATCCATAATCACCACcgggctcctcctcaaaatcgcccttcccaaccccaccagCTGCCTCTGCCCCTGAGACAAATtctttccccctccatccaccgGACTGTCGAGCGTGAAATCCCCCGACATCCCCAGCACCCGTTGCAACACATCCGCTCGTTCGGTCTCCCCTCTCTCGTCAAGCGGGTCGAGATTATCCCTTAGTGTACCGGCGAACAGAACCGGGTCTTGGGCGACAAATGTGATGTTCTTTCTCAGCGCGTGTTTGTCAACGTCTGCAAGGTCGACGTTGCCAATGCGGATTGACCCCCCTGTACCCGCGTCGGGGTGTAATGTCCCCAGTAGACTCAATGCCAGTGTACTCTTTCCTGACCCAGTGCGACCAGTAACAGCCACGTTGCGAGTGCCGCCTGGAATGGCAAAGGTGACATTCTTGAGCACGGGTTCAAACTCTGGCGCGTACCGCAAAGTAACATTGTCGAATACAATAGCATCCCCATACAAAGGCCAGGCAGCTGGCGGTTTGAAGCTCCCCTTGGGTTCCTGCTCCAGACTCAGCAGCTCAACGATGCGCTCGACGCTGACAAACTGCATCTGCAGCTCGCCATACCGACGACAGAGGCTGTGAGTCGACCTGACAAAGTTCGCCGCCGAAGCAAGAACAAACCCCACGGTACCACCCGAGAGACCTGAGAGGACGGCCGTGAGGGTCAACGcaaaggtggtgaaggcggAGAGCAAGTCGAAGCGGTACTGAAGCCAGCTTTGTAACGACCAATAAAAGTGGTCCATTCGCTGGAAGGAGTCGGTGGTGAAAACGATGCGGTTTTGGTAGTGTGACTGGGCCCGGAAGGCGCGAACCGTCGCGAGCCCTTCGAGGAGCGTGCCAAAGTTGGACATCAGCGGTGATAACGACACCGTCTCGAGTCTTCGCAATGACTgagaggtggggaggaagctgTCAAAaatccagaagaagaggcctGTCATGATGACGCTAATAACAAGGAATGACGGCGTGATGGTGGCAATCACAGTGATGGCAGACAGCCAGGCAAACGTGGACCATGTCACAGTCTGCAGCAATACGGCCACGCTTCCATCAACGGTGCCCATGTCAGACGTGAGCCTGTTCATCAGCCTCCCCACTGGGGTGACGTCGTAGAACCGGAAGGTGGCGTTGGAGACGCGCTGCATGGTCTCGCGGAACAGGTTCTTGCCAGCTTCGTAGATGATGCCCACGAGGGCAACATCGGAGCACGTTACTGTAAACACctggatgagggagagcACCAGGAGGCCGACAGCCCAGGGCATCACGTTGTCGGCTGGCGAGGGTAGATAACGACTCAAGTCAAACCAGCTCTTCAAGCCACCAACTCGAGATTGCTGGAAGACGTGTTGAGAGAAGACTGCTTGTTGAAGATCGTCTGGGTGACCGCTCAGCCCAAGAGCATGTAGGTGGTGAGCATTCGCCGGCTTGTCATCGTATCCCTCACCCCATTCCTTGAGGAACCAAAAGTAGCCAACCTTGGCAGCCCTAAATGCAATAAAGAAACCGATCATGGTAAACCACCAGGCAATCCTGCCAGCCTTGATGTATCGCCAGTACACCGATATCAACACGCCGCCATGTACGCGGTGTTCGTCCTGGATAAACTTGTCGGGCACTggctcttccccctctcccccattgTCGGCGGGAGCAGCCTCCTGTTcttgagcagcagccaaggcAGCCAGGTGTTCGAGCTCTCTTTCATTATTCTCCAGCTCCGCCATGCTGTACGTTTGAACTTTCCCaccctcgacaacctcaatAACTTGGTAGGCGTAGCGTTTGACGATATCTACTCGATGAGTTACAAAAACGATCAGCCGTCCAGCTGTCAGAGGGGCCTGCCTGTTGGCAAAGAGATTCTGCAGAATGCTCGTTGCCGTCTGGTGATCCAATGCCGCAATGGGATCATCCAGCAGCAAGATACGAGCGCGACTGTAAAGAGCCCTGGCCAAAGCCACGCGAGCCCTCTGTCCACCAGACAGGCCCACCCCGTTCTCGCCAATCAGCGTGAGGTCCTTGGACTTGAACTTGTCAAGGTCATCCCGCAGGCAACAAGCATCGATGACCTGATCAAACCGCGCCTTGTCGTAGACCGAGCAGAACAAAATGTTGTCCCTGATACTCATGCTCTCCAACCATGGTGATTGGGCACAATAGGCAATAACCTCCTTGGGCACCCTTCTCTCACCGCCATGTTGATCCAGCTCACCTAAAACCGCCTGAAGAAGTGCCGTCTTGCCGATACCAACTCTCCCGCAGACCATGGTCAAACCGGCTTTGCACGAAAGCGTGACATCTTTGAGGACCTCCTTCGTCGCCCCAGGCCATGAGAACGacgccctctccaccgcaaTCTCCAGTTCTCCAAGAGGACCATCCGACCCTTCCCCACCTTGCCCGTCCCAGTCATCATTCTCCCTGTCTGGTTCCGTCATAAACTTCTCGATTCTTTGCATCGACACCCTGGCATTCAGCAACGTCTGGAACATTTGCGGCATCTCCCGCAGACTGCTTTCCAACATTCCAAACAGATCCAGCGCCGGAAACGCGATATCCACGGTCAAAGGTTTCTTGGAGATGAGTGTGTAAGCCAAAAAGGCCGCCAAAGGAAACAAGAAGCCGACCAGCGAGTTGATCGTCTTGATGAAGAGAGAGACAATGTTGGCCGTGGCTCTCTTGACCAGCTCGGCCCTCCTGCTGTCCATGATCTGTTCCAACCAGGCGTCCTGCCAGTCATACCAGCGTAAATGTCTGATGGACTCGACAAATTGCGAGGTTCTTTGAAGCTTGACGTCCGTGATTGACCGGCGAGCTCTCTCGATGTTGACAAAGACCTTCATAAGGAGAACGTTGACGGCCATACCGAGTAGAATAACAAGGGCACCAGATAGCGCGGCGGGCCCAAGTATCTTCCAAATAAGGTAGACCGAGAACAAAAAGTTGAACGGCTTGGTAAAGATATCGGGTACCTCCCAGAAGCGCTGTGCCACGTCGTATACGTCGCTGCGCAAGATATTCATGATCTTG belongs to Podospora bellae-mahoneyi strain CBS 112042 chromosome 6, whole genome shotgun sequence and includes:
- a CDS encoding hypothetical protein (EggNog:ENOG503NWZS; COG:Q), which codes for MSSPLDDWLWILRGNPGATMTSTSSSRWWDSFWPCYSCCQRIWIPSLGTFSHQCLGVVGHVPLWIALLTVTLRYGLGLVWSRYRPTWLRRFAAEETTIFAIDQETGDSLGVKRSKWTIWNLSLLLLSVGAPLLGVMAAVIWPENAQFLLMPVGPAVISSTMLVLERPRTLPGAVLMIQGALLLVELALFIVVPDIAGNGWPSTAVWVGELSLTFASILVMLNMPLREPYAESTGISKPFTAPSPDARSPEDLITAWQWMTVSWLSPLMKLGYSRQLNDDDVWFLALEFQHGRLHTLFRELTGTVLVRLLKANGLDLVITTCLGVLECTVELIEPVLLKQLLGALSSSPPDKRTAMIYAGLTLFGRLVKAQSSVFSIWFCRRNYERSRGEMITMIYEKTLRRKAFTFPGGGTDSIEGASQAQPESPSDGISSETTLTDSESRHSDDADKVEPTRYQRLAAWFHHHYQTIKPFIPQLRTIKTKPDDSPSSTGKIMNILRSDVYDVAQRFWEVPDIFTKPFNFLFSVYLIWKILGPAALSGALVILLGMAVNVLLMKVFVNIERARRSITDVKLQRTSQFVESIRHLRWYDWQDAWLEQIMDSRRAELVKRATANIVSLFIKTINSLVGFLFPLAAFLAYTLISKKPLTVDIAFPALDLFGMLESSLREMPQMFQTLLNARVSMQRIEKFMTEPDRENDDWDGQGGEGSDGPLGELEIAVERASFSWPGATKEVLKDVTLSCKAGLTMVCGRVGIGKTALLQAVLGELDQHGGERRVPKEVIAYCAQSPWLESMSIRDNILFCSVYDKARFDQVIDACCLRDDLDKFKSKDLTLIGENGVGLSGGQRARVALARALYSRARILLLDDPIAALDHQTATSILQNLFANRQAPLTAGRLIVFVTHRVDIVKRYAYQVIEVVEGGKVQTYSMAELENNERELEHLAALAAAQEQEAAPADNGGEGEEPVPDKFIQDEHRVHGGVLISVYWRYIKAGRIAWWFTMIGFFIAFRAAKVGYFWFLKEWGEGYDDKPANAHHLHALGLSGHPDDLQQAVFSQHVFQQSRVGGLKSWFDLSRYLPSPADNVMPWAVGLLVLSLIQVFTVTCSDVALVGIIYEAGKNLFRETMQRVSNATFRFYDVTPVGRLMNRLTSDMGTVDGSVAVLLQTVTWSTFAWLSAITVIATITPSFLVISVIMTGLFFWIFDSFLPTSQSLRRLETVSLSPLMSNFGTLLEGLATVRAFRAQSHYQNRIVFTTDSFQRMDHFYWSLQSWLQYRFDLLSAFTTFALTLTAVLSGLSGGTVGFVLASAANFVRSTHSLCRRYGELQMQFVSVERIVELLSLEQEPKGSFKPPAAWPLYGDAIVFDNVTLRYAPEFEPVLKNVTFAIPGGTRNVAVTGRTGSGKSTLALSLLGTLHPDAGTGGSIRIGNVDLADVDKHALRKNITFVAQDPVLFAGTLRDNLDPLDERGETERADVLQRVLGMSGDFTLDSPVDGGGKNLSQGQRQLVGLGRAILRRSPVVIMDEATASIDGETARYIQRLLREELRYSTVITIAHKAEAVEGADWEVVLDKGEVVRAGPTGES